TGGAGGAACTCCCCGAAGGGTGCAAAGTATGGTCATCCCTAGATGCGGATTTGGTGTTCAAGCGGTTGCGTGACAAATTCGGTATTGACGTGACCGAGCCTCGCCTGCTTgagcggctgctgctggactgCGGTCGCGAGGTGGTGGCCCTGTCTGCGGCGGAGCGTCGTTGCGAGAAGTTCGCCTATTTCGAGGATCGTGAGCACCTTCTGAAGCAAGAAGTCGAAGTGTCGGATGTCGACAAGAGGCGTACTACCCCACTATAATTGTACCGATCAGGGCATGGCCTCCATACGACCTTGCACAAGCGCTATGCTGGCGGGTAGTGCCGAAGTCATCGATATACAGCTATATAATTTAAGGTTTTAGTCATTATTTAATAACCTATAAGGCCTCATTAGGCAGCACAAAGCGCCAATGTTTTGCTACACGGCGCATTTTGTGAACAGCGAACTACTGTGGAGACTCACGTGACGAACGTGTTGCGCAGTCACCGTAGCGTGAACTTTGGCCAACTTGCGATTGCGATACTCTAGTGCCAACACGGCATATTGCAGTGTTTTGCACTAGTTATTCCTCCTCTGGTTCATCCGATGCCTCTTCGTCAGCTTCTTCGTCCTGACGTATTATAATGAGGTCGCCGCCGACGTTGACCTTGCACCCTGCAGTGAATAGTGCTGCATTTACAACCTCTTACCTTCGTTTCCCACCGTCTCTACCACAGTaccggcaacctgtgagtGCACCCTCACAAACACCTTCGTAACGATGTCGTGCCATGCTGTCTACTCTTACCTGGTCGGTCTCTATGACGCAAATGAGCTCGCCAAGATCCACCTGGTCGCCCCTGCGTTTGTGCCACTCGTGTATCTTCCCGTGCTCCACGCCGTTACCAATGGTTGGCACCTTGACGATGAACAAGGTGCCGCAATCGAGTGAATTGAGCGGCGTGCCCAAATGTTGCACCCTTGGCTCCAGGTATCCTCGTTCGTCGCCCGTCGAATAAGAACGGGCATCGTTTGACGCTCTGATTGCGATGTTTTGCGGCCTGGTGGCGTCACACCCCGGCCGTTCTCTGGGCGAGATCGAGAGTCGGCGCGCCTCTCTCCCCTGGAAGGTTGAGCGCGTTCTCGTgaccgccgccgtcacGCAACGCGAAGTGATTCGATCAAACATTATGCTACGTTATTGGGTGTCATTTTCTGAGCCTGTCTGGACGCTCACGGCGTTTGACAGCCCATCGACGCTGAGACGCCCTAGCGTCGCGTCGGCTGAGAGAAGGCCACGGTGTGTGGCACCTCAGTGGCTCCAGACGTCGTTACTTATTGCCAGCAATATTTTGCACTTTCTCCAGGAGTTGCATGTAAAACGACAGCGTTTTGAAATGCTTAATGGCGGCGGTTTTGTCCTGCGCAAATGTGTACTCAACTGAGTCGAATAACTCACGTCGCTCTCAAAAccctcctccagctccttcacAGCTGATGCGATGACCTCCTCGAACTCTTGTTGTACAATTTTCGCTTCGGAGGGATCCTGAAGCGCTTCTATCTTTTCATGAATCTGCTTCGCTATGACAAAAGAGCGCAATAATCTCACACACCTCCATGATTTCCTCCAGTTGTGACGTTTCCACACTTGCCAGCCCTTTATCGAATTCCTACGACAAGTTAAATTGTAGGTTTATGTCGCGGTACCTCTTTGCCGTACTTGATGCAGAACAGTACCCTCGCCCTTTGCTTATCGTCCAGCAACGTTCTATAATGGCTGTTGACGATGCTTGCATTCGAATTTATGATGTCTATCTCCTCGTCCTGCTTGGACGCGTGCTTGTCCGGATGCAGGGTGAACTGGTAGCTCTTGTACTGCTGATTGAGCCGCGCCTTGTCTATGCGATAGTTCAGCGGCCTAAGTTCCTCATTATTCTACTTGTATATTGAAACGCACAGCTGAAAAACTTCGAAGGCATTGAACTTCGCGATTACGTTGGATTCTATCGGCCACTGGCACGTCTAGCATACACATTAGCGTTAAATCGATTTATCTAACTTGACAGAAGAAGCAGACATCATTGTTTGGCGCCACAGTGGCGCCGCATTTCCGGCATTGCGCAGTCCACCTGGCGGTGGATGTGCTCCGGCCAAGGTGTGTCCGATAGACGTTGCGATAGTGGCACGGTTGCGTGCGGACGCCGCAGATGCGCCACATGTTGGTATTAGGTCGGTTTCAGCGGTAACACCGGCGTTTTTTCCGCTGGCGTCTTGCCGGCATCTGGCAGATGTGTGGCGGCTCCCACATGTTGCTTCGGCTCGAGTTCTAGCTGCAGCAGTGGGATCTTCTGCCTCTGAACGAGTGTGTAACACAGAGATGCAGCTTGACCAACGTTGTTTTGTATCATGAAGTTGCGATCGTCCTCAGAGAGCAATTCGTCTATGATCCAGTCCGGTATCATCTTCTCAACTTCTTCGCGCAGTTGCATGATCGCCTCCACAAAGTGCGGCTCCGTGTGTTCCAGGTCGTCCCTGCGACATTTAGCAACAACTTCGTGCCTACAAGTACCTTTCGTCGGCGGGTTTGCGTATGAGCGACTCGCTGGCCGACATGATGAGGTCCTTGAAGCCCTTCCAGTCCGAGCGCGGCATGGTGGCCAGTATGAACTCCAGCATGTAGCTGCGCACTTGCGGATCGTCGAACGACACAATGGTAGTGATGAAATTGAGATCCTCGGCCATGTCGGCCTTGGCGATCGAATTGACTGCGCGTTGTATGATTGTGAGCACGCATAGCCACGGTTGCGCCTCAGGGTTGGCAGCCCCACTGTCCAGAGACCCGTCTCCATGTTCCTCCCTGCACAATATCATTGGCTACCCTGTTGCAAATACCTAATGCGTTCCACCTCCTTGGAAATGGCCAGGTTGAGGTAGCACATGAAATTGGTGTCGTACTGCTGCTTGTTCTGCATGACCAGGTCGTTCAGATTCTGGAATTCGTTGCGCGCCCAGAGTATTATTTGCTTGATTTTCTGCAACTGGATCTTCTCGTCGTGCAAAAGGTATATCTTTTGGTCCTTGTAGAGGCTAAGGACGAATTGGTTGAGGAACGCCAGTCGCTCTTTCTCGTGCTTGTCTTTAACTTCGTGGAAACAGAGGTAGCTCCGCATAAGTGTCGGGTAATCTTCTGAGATTAACAAGTCTCTGATAACTTTTACAACACCTTTTTGTACGCCTTACGTGTAAGTGTTGCACAAGGTCGAGCACTTTTCCGGTGgcgcctccagcagctcggtGATGAGAAGCTTGAGCCGTTTTTCCTGTGCGGATTGAATATGTTCAGACTAGGCGTAACCTACGTTTGTTTTCCAACGGCTTCTCAGTTGTTCCTTCTGCACGCTGGAGAGTGTTGCGTACTTTTTGGCCAGCATGCTCCTCTCCGGGTGCGCCATGGCGATGTCGAACGTGTCCTTGCTTTTCGGCTGCGACACCTCCGCAACGATCTCCTCAATGGTTGGTTGAGCTTCCATCAGCGCGGGTACAGATTTCATCTGACTGAATATTCTTTGCTTCTCTGCGATCAGAGCGTTTTCCCTGTTTATGCGTTCGTCTGCCTTCCTGCGGTATTTGATAGCTGTTCTCACGATGTAACAACCTACTGCATCAATTGGTCGTACTCCACGTCGCTGAGCGCCAACGACTGCCGAACGTTGTTTACCAGCGACTTGACCGTTTCCTGGGGCTGTGGCCTCTTCGTATGCTTGATGGCCTCAGTGAGCTTGTTGATGAGTATCTTTTTCTTCTCCTCATTTTTCTGCGCCGTCACATGACAGGCTTCGCGTTACTAAAATTACCTCATTGGGGACATGCGGCGGGTCATCCGTTGGGTTCCAGTCTATCGTGAGCCCCGCTTTGTCGTCCTTAAAAACCCGCTTGGGGTCATATTGCGCCGCTTTCTGCGGTGACAACGACCTCAGTTCCTCGTGGTACTTGGCGTAACTCTCCAGGTTATCGGCATGTAGGTACGCCGCGCTGCCCATGTAGTCGAAGGACTCGCTTTGCTGCTGCCGGTGTTTCATCAGCCCTTCGATCTTGTGTACGTCTCTTTCGAATGTTTGAATGAGTGTATTGAGCGCAGTTACGGTTTTCTCAGCCTTTTCAGCCCCCATTTGCCCCGATATCATTCGGGTAGTTGGGCTGTTGACGAAGGTGAGTTGCGCACCGCCTCCGGCGTGCTTATTCTCCTCGGTAATCACCGGTATGATTACGACCTGCAGATACTCATCCAGGTCGAGGTTATCCGTTTGGTACACGACCTTCCCTCCGCCACTCTCTTGCACGTATGCGACATTCACCGGCAGCTTGGGCTTGCCAAACTCAGTCGTCTCCGACTGTTCGCGGCTCATCCACCTCACGAACATCTCTTCCAGTTGATGGGCGTCAATTGTCATGAACGTTCGCTGCCAAAATACCCCTTTAGGTTCCAGACTTTGCACCTTGGTGACACCGGCATCACGGTGGTCGACTGGTTCGTAGGTCTGTTGTTGCACCCTCTCGTTTCTGATGACACCGAACCAATCCCCAGCATGCTTTTCTGCCTTTTTGAGTGTGATTTTCAGCTCCAATATCCCGCGCTCTTCCTCGAGAGTCCAGAAGCTTCCGTCGACATCGATGCTACCCTGGACTTTGTTAATCGGTATACATGGCATGGGTGTTCTCAACTACCCACCGATGACCTCTATATGTCGCAGTAATCGCACCTAACTCAACACAAGTATTTTATATGAAATATATAGTACGCCATCGCGGTTACAAACCATGCATTTCAATATAGGCAGCTGCGGGATACATCTTTGCCATGCAGGGGCGCAGGGTCAGTATTTATGGGTGCACGTGACTCAACGGTGACAACAAATGGTATATCAAAACGCAACTAACCTTTGTGTTGCCGCTTATGATGGGTATCAGCGGTGCTTTCCTGTTCGATGCGTGCAGGGAGTTACTTTGTATGGTGACGTCTATGTCGTCCGCGGATACCGTCGGCGGCACGGCCGCCGCTACGACCACATGTTGCGCATCTTCATTCCAGCAATAGCGGTCGGTCCTCCCCCATCCGGCTCCTAGAGGCAATGCGCGATTCCTGCTCGCAATAGCCGACGGTGCGGCCAAGTACGCAGTGCCGCACTGCTGTCTGCATGAGCGAACATTGCCGTTTCCACTGTAGCATTGCGATACGTAGGCCTCCGGGCCTATACTCCTCCCAGTTTGCCATCCGCAGCCTATGGCAGCCGCCAGAGTGGCGACAAGCCTCCCCTTCATCTAGCTCCGTTCCTGGTCATGGTCGCCCGTGTCTGATGATGCATGGAGACCGCTGTGTAAGTGCCGCTATGACGTATGGCATTGAATAGCGCTATAAGTGTGGATTCGTCAGCTGGATGATCTGCCTTCCTAGCCGCGACCGGACATTTAGGGCTGCTGTGTACGGCGGCGCGTCGGCTGGGATGTCGCCCGCAAGCGGGACATGCGGAGATCGACACTACTTATACATCTGCAGCATTATAATTCGTTATATTAAATGCAATCTACATCAACAATGGCGCGTCTGGTGGCCTGTGTGTACCTCTTTCTGCTCCCCGTCTGTGTCCTAGGGTCGGATGTTGCTTCCGAGGGGAACGACCGGGACAACCGTCTGGAGGAGTTCCCAGAAGCTATGGATGCGAGCGAATTGAGTAGGTTATAGTGCCATGTGTGCTGTCCATGTCACTGCGTGGCGTCCGTCGCAGATCTTGCCCAGCTGACATCCTCATGTTATCGCAGAGCGCGCTCGCGAAGTGGCGGCCAAGGACGACGAGATCTACATGAGTCTCGAGGACCAGGCGAAGATGTTGGACACAATCGCCGAGGAGTTGGCTATGATGAACGAGTCGTGTACGTTTAACTGTATATGAGCTGTGCATCTATTTTCGCGTACACCACTAACTGACATGCAGCTGACGACATCTCCTACGAGGACATGCAGTAAGTGGCGAATTTCCGGTTGTGCTATTTGTCGTAGGCTGTTTCCCCCTGGCGGCTGGGACCAAGGCGACATGATGTATTCTAGTAAGTATCGGTTACCGAGACGTAAGCAACGCCGTTCAGACGCTTCTATCGACAAAATGGAGGCGCCAGTGATATACCTTACTCCCCCGGTCGAGCTACCCGACGAACAGATGGAGGTACGTGGATGCTGATTAGCGCCGCAACCCCGCCTAAGGCTGACAAGGAGGTCGAGAAGCTTTTGATGGACACTGGGCTGGAGGACAAACCACATTCCCTCCCCGAGGATGACTTCGACCCGTTTACGGTACGTTTTGGTGTGACGGTAACTGCAAGAGCCGCAGCTCACGTCGATGGACGAGGTCATGACGGCTATGAAGAAGACCAAGAGCACCATCGATACCTTGCGTGAGAAGAGGACCGCCCTGCTTAAGACGTACGTTTGTGCGCAAGATGCAACTGATCACTTTCGTCAGGCTCAGGGAGAGCTCGATGTACGTCGCCACCGACCACTCGAAGATGCTCACCTACAAGGCCGTCAACCAGGGTTCGTGGCCGCCTCAACGGCTTACACAACCTTCGCAGAGCTGGACGAGGTCGACAACATCATAGAAAAGGAGACGACCACTCTCCTCAAGCTGGAGCACGTGAAAAGGACACTCAGCAGGGTGAGCGCGCATGTCGGTTACCGCTGTCACATTGCCCTACAGAATCACGGCGCAGGACGCGATGTCGAGAACGAAGAGGCTAAGCTGGAAAAGCGCGAGGAGGAAATCGCCGAGGGTTACGCGACCGACGCCGACTCTGACGCCGAGTCCGACAAGGAAGACAACTCGAACGACGAATTCTAGGCTCCCTTACCACGTATACGGTCCAGCAGTGACCTCGTCCAGGATTAACTGTCACGCTAACTGTTTAGTAGAATTATATGTATTTATGAGATCCACAACCTGTTTGCCTTCCGTCGTGTGGCTAGCTGTCGGTCGCCGTGGCCCCGCCGCCCCCAAATAGCGCTCAGAGGCTGTTTGCAGCCTTGGTGCGTTGTTTGCGGCGGCCATTCCGTGGATGTGTAGCGGTTTGTGCGATGCGGATTTGGAGCCGAgtgtgtaggcgtggtTCAGCATGAGCTCTGCTCTCCGCAAGGAGCTGTTGGACGCGCTCCGTGCGCGTTTCGCGCCGCTGATACGCGATGCCGACCTGTCGAACTGCAACGCCGCGTTCTGCGGCGGCACTCGCGTGTACCGCACGGTCCAGCTGTACCGGTTCTTCGACCTGTCTAGAGTGGACGTCTCCAGCGAGGGCGGCGTGAAGAGGCAGCTGGACAGCGACTTCGTGGAGAGCatcaagctgctggaggtcACGCCGCCGGATGACCTGCGCCTGTTCGAGATTTACCCGCTGCTCCGGCGCATCATGATACTCATAGAAGGCTTCCTCGGCCATGTCAGCGCCAGCCAGCGGTTCGAGGGCAGCCTGGCGCATGGCCGCGGGCTGTCGCTACCGGACCCGTCGCTGTACCTGGTTCTGGACGAGCTGTACGACAAGGTGTCCGGCAACAGCATAAATCGCGATCGGCTGCTGACCGGCCTCGCAACGctggtagcagctggtggcGGCGGTTTGGACAGCGTGCTGCTGAGCGCGAGCACGTTCGCGAACCTTATGGTACCCGTGATCGCCAATTCGTTCGACAAATACGGCGGCGACATCCTGGAAAGCGCTTTGGCGACGCTCACCTTCGGCGCCCTGCAGCGACTGTCTGCGCTGTTTCTTCTGATGGTGGTGGTGGACCAGAGCgccggcagcgcctccGCTCGGAGCAGGGGCCGCGGAGAGCCGCTGTTGTCCCTGTCTGGTGACGAGGCGTCGAACGACAACATGTTCCGTCTGCAGTTTTTGTGCAACGAGACGTTGCTCAAGCcgttggtgaccaaggtgaccGACCACCACCTGGCTGTCTGCTGGAACGAGGACATAGTGTCGCCCGTCTTGAGCATGCTTCAGTATACGTTCGTCGCCTGCGGCAAGGTCGTCGCTAGGAGCGAGCCGCTGGCCGACCTCGTCATCGCTACCACCAAGGGGGTCCTGATGAAGGTGCCCGAAGACTGCTCTCCGTCTCGGGCCACTTTGGACCTGATATTGGGGTTCGGCCATCAGCTGCTGGGCATGTTTTACCAGGGCCTGGAGCTCGTGAACGTCGCGCTGTGGTACCACTTCGAGTCGCGGCTGTCGCATGTGTtgaagctgcagcagcagcaggcccCTATGAACAAGAACGGTTCGCCGACTGTCACGCCTGCTGACCTGCATGCTCAAATGGCTGCGGGCGCTATTAACGGCTCAATGCGTCTTCCGTCGTCAGCTGATAACTCGCCCTACCGGCCACTCGGCCGCAGCCTCAACACGCTGCTGAGTGAGGGCGAGCTGAAGAGCACGCTGCTCGCATTCCTGGCGTCGCTCGACTACTACTCGCGCCACCAAGACGACCTCTTCGACGTGCTGTTCGGCAATTACACCCGGAAGGCTGACGtcgagctgctggattGCCTGTCCCGCCTGTTCGTGCATTACACTTGCCTCGTGCAGCTCGGCGACGCCGTGGCGTACATCACCCAGCGGTCACCCAACGCTGAGGTCGGAGATCTCGTGAAGCAGGCCATATCGATGTTGTGGTCCACGCTGTGCTCCCTGGGGAGCAGGGTCTCCTTCAACGCGCTGCGTGCCTGCTTCTACTACCTGGGCAGCAGCCTCCACTCCTGCAACGTGGCGGCCCAAATTTGCTGCTTCAACGCCATATCGCACAGCCAGGCGGATATCCGCCAGTGGCTGAACCTGCCGAGGGACACGTACGTGTTTCAGGTGGAGATGTTGAGGGCGCTTTTGCGCAACGCCTCCAGCgcgtgctgcacgtgtATATCGTACGGCGCCAGCAAGACTCGGCGTTTCGGCGGCCAGTACCTGAGCATACCATCCTCTTTCGTGAGCCGGTGGTTCATCGCTGAGATCGTGAACTACGACGTATCAGAAAACCGAGGGTGTGTTGAACTACGCAATGCCCACCTCATCGGTATGCAGCTTGGTTGACGCTTTCGTCGAGTGGTGCAACAGCGCGCGGCCTGAGGAATACATGCTATGCCGGTTCCTCTGCCGTGTACTAGCGAGGTGGGTGATGGTCAATGGTTTCGTGGCTAACTACTTGCTCAGGCTGTGCGCGGAGGACAATGCAGTTATCGATGGCGGCCGCTATATTTTGGACGTGCTATTGGGAATATGCATGCACAGAGACAGCGCGTCAGTAGGTCTGAAGAGTGTGATGCAGCCGTTGTCTCGTGGCCGCCTTAACGCCTTCAAGTGCCTCGGCGTGCTGCTCAGCACCGGCGTGTTCACAGACTGGGTTTTGCGGCACGTGCTACTGCCCTGTACCTGCGCATTCACGCAACAGGTGGGGGAGTACGTGTCGCAGTTTCTGGGTTCGTCCGATCCGGCGGACCGAGTGTCATCTGGCTGCTACTTTGCGAGTCAGGGTTCCGTTTGCAAGTGTCTGGATGCGCCAATAGTGTCGCATTCCGTGGGTCTGCTGCAGTACCTGGAGTTGGTTTCGTCATTGCCGTTGGACAAGCGCGATCCCAACGGCAAGGACGAGGCTTCACGGATCGTGCCCCACGTGTTCGGTGTGCTGTGCGGCCTGCTGCGCAAGCTGGCCGCGTTGCTAAACACGCACCAGGATCGCGCCGATGTGAACTCGCGTTATGCGTTGTTCGTCCTCTCCGCACGTCTGACCGGCGTGCTGGTGCGCAGCGGGCAGTTCGGCCGAAAGGACGCGGAGGTGATTGCGCTGCTGAAGCTATACGCGTTGCTCGGCAACCCTCGCATATGcgtggtggaggaggtggatCTCTACCTCTCCCTCATTCTGGAGGCGCTGTGCACCTTCCATGCCATCTTCGACCACGTCCCCGTcaaggagcagctgctcaagTTGCACCGTGGCTTCCTGGCGCTGCTGTTGTCTAAGATAGAGGTCCATCCCAAATTCCTCTTACGCCACGGTAAGTCGCGTCTTATGCTATTACATAATCTAATTGTGCTTCAGAGCTATACAGCGGAGTGCCGCGGCCGATGTTCGACCAGCTCTGCGGCTCCTTCGCCAACATGTTGCGCATGGCGTCCTCGATGGGCCACTACCTGGGCGCGCTGTACAGTTTCCGGATCTGGAGCGTGCTCAGGCGTTACGGCGTCGATTGCGCAGATGTGAAGAAGGAGTACGCCGAGCAAGCGCTGAACGACCAGGACGTCCCTGCGGAGGCGCGCATCACCTTCAACACTGCGTTCATGGTTTCGTGCCGGACGCCCGCCATCACCAGCGCCGCGGTCCCGTGCAGCGTTCGCGCCTTGGTTGAGCAGGGGAGCGCCATCGGGTTGTACAGTAAATCGTAGCTGTGTGTCACCCCGTCTGGACACCGGGGTGGTGCGGCGGCGGGCGTATGTCGCCGCGTCGACGCAGTCTTCCTGCATATAAACAAAGTTTAATAGCCATAGCATGTCTGTCCACAATTAGACACGCCATTCGGTTCTCCAGGGTTCCCATGGAAGGCCCCGGAGCGGGATGTGCAGGGCCGTCGCCTCAGTCCGACGCGGATTCCTCGGCTCCCATATCGCAAAACGGCTACAAGCAACGGCGTCGCTGGTATGCGTACTCCATGAGCGTGCCTTCCTACCTGTTTCTTGCGGTGGCGTGTGTGTTGCTGTGTTCCGCGTGCCCCTTGCAAGCGCTGCGAACCAGATGCTGGCGCCGCTCGCCGCACTGCTGGACGTTCGTGGGCGCTCCGCATCAGCCGATGCCGCCCTGGCCTGCCGGCCGCGGCCCTGGCGAGTTGCGTGCCTCCAAAGTGGATGACATCCTGGCTGAGCTCAAGACCCTCACCCTGCTCGAGACGTCGGAGCTGGTGAAGAAGATCGAGGAGGCGTTCGGCGTCTCGGCCAGCATGGCTGTCAGCGCGGCTCctgccgcggcaggcgcccCTGCGATGGCCACGGCGCCcgaggacgaggaggacgacgaagacAAGCCGAAGAAGACGTCGTTCGAGGTCGTGCTGCTGGAACGCCCCGAGGAGCAGAGCGTGCGCATGGCGCTGTTCAGGATCCTGCGGAAGGTGCTGCCTGACCAGCCGCTGACGGAGGTGAAGGCCGTCATCGACAACGCGCCGACGACCCTGAAGGTGGTGAACAAGGAGGAGGACGCCAAGGAGGCCGTGAAGCTCATTGAGGGCGCTGGAGGCAAGGCCGAAATCCGATGACCACGGAATACATTGCGGCTAATGCCGCGTGCCACTCGGCAGCGGGGTCACATGGGCGGTAGCTGAAGATGTAACGGTTGTAATATGAACTGCTGCTGTCGGTGGTGTCGGCGGATGTTGCACCTCCCTGCTGGCCGTTACACCATCCAACCGTCGTTATGAGCAGATAGTAACGGCATGAAAGTATGGAAGGCTGGCTGCAACTCAACGCCACAACGGCTGACCACCATGTCTGCTCTGCTCGCCATCTACATTGTATACCCCAAGGCAACCGTGGACGGAATCCACCGCGCGGTCCACACAATTCATCGCTATGTACACTCATTAATGCAAGTACTACTACATCTGGTAAACTTTTGCATCACGATATCATCGACGTAAACATGTATATCGAGCGTATGACGCCTAGCATATTATTAGCGTTTTGCTTGACCGATACAGCGCCGCTGGAGGCTGCCGCCAGTTAGTTCAACACGGGCGCGTTCGCAgcctgctgcgcctgcAGCATCTGGTGCTGCATCTCGAGAAGCTGGCACTCCTTGTCGTAGTGGAACATGACCGGGCCGACGAGGGTCACAGCCGCCGTCCCCGCTATCCACAGCACCCAGCCGATGTACGATACCGTCTTCTTCGTGAACCTGACGACCGCCCGCTTCGCGGTGGCGAATCGCCTCTTGACTCTGACCAGGAAGGTCGGACTCTGCTGCGCGTCCGCTATCATCGTGGAGGCGCTCGGTCGAGTAGCGATACGGTGGCCCTGCTCGCTGCAGGCCGTGAAACAGGCGCGTTAATATATCCCGATGACGTGGCGAAGCTCCGCTCGATATGTGTATTGGAAGGTTTGTGCCCGGCGTCGCTCTGTCAGGTGTACCGCAGCACTGTAACGGATTTCACCATGGGGCTTCCGCGCGGGTCCTATCGCGTTTTTACAGCGGACTCTGGCTAGTCTACTGTATTGCGACCGCATAATACACGGCGGCGTATCGTTGCCGCCTGCAGTGGAGCTGTTACCGTGTCTACGCGGCGCAGCGTCCTTCCAGGTTCAGGGGCACCAGCTCCCGTATAGCTGGGCTTTCGCTCCGAAACGCAGTCGTATATACCGGGATACAGAATGCCGAAGTTCTACTGCGAGTACTGCGGCATTTACTTGACGCACAGCTCCCCCGCTGGccgcaagcagcactcactgGGCCGCAAGCACATCAGCATGAAGGTCGACTACTACCAGAGTGAGTGGATGCAAGCTATCGTGTCACTTTAATCAGAGCTTGTTCGGGAGCACTTCTTCCAGCCGCCTCCGTACACCCTCGCCGCCGCTCCCCCGACCGGTACGTTGTGACATGTAATTATGTGCAATGGAATGTGCAGGCTTTCCACCTGTGGTGCCTGGTGGAGTGCCCGGCGGAGTCCCTGCGCCGATGCCAGGCCACATCGGTGCTCCCATGATGCCTCCAGCAGGCGCTGAAATCCCAGTCAGGCCACCTCAGCTTGGCTTCAGCCCTGATGTGCCGCCCCCGGTTGGCATGAttcccccggcgccgcacATGCCCGGACCCATGCCGCACCCTCCTCCACCGTTCGTGCCGCCAATGGGCGCTCCCATGATGGCCCCGGCGCCTCCTTACGGCATGCGGTGAAACGGCCCCTCATGACGTGAGGCAACGAAGGAGGGAGGTGTTCAAGACGAGTACGGCGCCATACATGCTCGGGGCATTATTGGAGTCAGAAAGAGACTGTGAACTTGGTTCAATGATCGCATTTGTAATGTATGTTAGCGTAATGATTCTAAGCATGCTGCTGCAATCTGAACAAGTTGTTCCGTCTTCTACTGTGGAGCTTTGTTAATCGCAGTTTAATCGATGCAAAGTGTCAAACCCGAAGTTGCGATGCGCCTACAGACCCGCAGAAATGCGGGCAGCCACCAGTGCCCTGGTGTGTTGGGATTCCGATTGAGATTCTACAAACTGTGCATGATTCTTGGCTTTAGACAATTCAAGTTCGTGAAAATAAGCAATAATGTGTAGACTTATCGGCATGTAACCGTGTGGCTGTTTTTGCTAACTGCCTTTTTCGTGCGGATGTGCCTGTTCGATGCATACACACTGCCTCCGGGCGTAGCTCGTTTTAGGCTCCCCCAAAGCGCCAACATAATACCA
This genomic stretch from Babesia bigemina genome assembly Bbig001, chromosome : III harbors:
- a CDS encoding biotin-requiring enzyme family protein, putative translates to MFDRITSRCVTAAVTRTRSTFQGREARRLSISPRERPGCDATRPQNIAIRASNDARSYSTGDERGYLEPRVQHLGTPLNSLDCGTLFIVKVPTIGNGVEHGKIHEWHKRRGDQVDLGELICVIETDQVRVDSMARHRYEGVCEGALTGCRYCGRDGCKVNVGGDLIIIRQDEEADEEASDEPEEE
- a CDS encoding RIBOSOMAL PROTEIN L7/L12, putative; its protein translation is MEGPGAGCAGPSPQSDADSSAPISQNGYKQRRRWYAYSMSVPSYLFLAVACVLLCSACPLQALRTRCWRRSPHCWTFVGAPHQPMPPWPAGRGPGELRASKVDDILAELKTLTLLETSELVKKIEEAFGVSASMAVSAAPAAAGAPAMATAPEDEEDDEDKPKKTSFEVVLLERPEEQSVRMALFRILRKVLPDQPLTEVKAVIDNAPTTLKVVNKEEDAKEAVKLIEGAGGKAEIR
- a CDS encoding U1 zinc finger family protein, putative, yielding MPKFYCEYCGIYLTHSSPAGRKQHSLGRKHISMKVDYYQKLVREHFFQPPPYTLAAAPPTGFPPVVPGGVPGGVPAPMPGHIGAPMMPPAGAEIPVRPPQLGFSPDVPPPVGMIPPAPHMPGPMPHPPPPFVPPMGAPMMAPAPPYGMR